A genomic window from Streptomyces sp. MST-110588 includes:
- a CDS encoding GuaB3 family IMP dehydrogenase-related protein, with the protein MTEIEIGRGKRGRRAYAFDDIAVVPSRRTRDPKEVSIAWQIDAYRFELPFLAAPMDSVVSPQTAIRIGELGGLGVLNLEGLWTRYEDPEPLLAEIAELDGATATKRLQEIYAAPIKEELIGQRIKEVRDSGVVTAAALSPQRTAQFSKAVVDAGVDIFVIRGTTVSAEHVSSAAEPLNLKQFIYELDVPVIVGGCATYTAALHLMRTGAAGVLVGFGGGAAHTTRNVLGIQVPMATAVADVAAARRDYMDESGGRYVHVIADGGVGWSGDLPKAIACGADAVMMGSPLARATDAPGRGHHWGMEAVHGDVPRGKRMDLGAVGTTEEILCGPSTTPDGSMNFFGALRRAMATTGYSELKEFQRVEVTVSR; encoded by the coding sequence GTGACTGAGATCGAGATCGGGCGCGGCAAGCGCGGCCGGCGGGCATACGCCTTCGACGACATCGCCGTCGTACCGAGTCGACGCACCCGCGACCCGAAGGAGGTCTCGATCGCCTGGCAGATCGACGCCTACCGCTTCGAGCTGCCGTTCCTGGCGGCCCCGATGGACTCGGTCGTCTCGCCGCAGACCGCGATCCGCATCGGTGAGCTGGGCGGCCTGGGCGTCCTGAACCTCGAAGGGCTCTGGACCCGCTACGAGGACCCGGAGCCGCTGCTCGCGGAGATCGCCGAGCTGGACGGCGCCACGGCCACCAAGCGGCTCCAGGAGATCTACGCCGCGCCGATCAAGGAAGAGCTGATCGGGCAGCGCATCAAGGAGGTGCGCGACTCCGGTGTGGTCACCGCCGCGGCGCTCTCCCCGCAGCGTACGGCCCAGTTCTCCAAGGCCGTCGTGGACGCCGGCGTCGACATCTTCGTCATCCGCGGCACCACCGTCTCCGCCGAGCACGTCTCCTCGGCCGCCGAGCCGCTGAACCTCAAGCAGTTCATCTACGAACTGGACGTGCCGGTCATCGTCGGCGGCTGTGCCACGTACACCGCCGCCCTGCACCTGATGCGTACGGGTGCGGCGGGCGTCCTGGTGGGCTTCGGCGGTGGTGCGGCGCACACGACCCGCAACGTGCTGGGCATCCAGGTGCCGATGGCGACCGCGGTCGCCGACGTCGCCGCGGCCCGCCGCGACTACATGGACGAGTCCGGCGGCCGGTACGTGCATGTCATCGCGGACGGTGGCGTGGGCTGGTCCGGCGACCTGCCCAAGGCGATTGCGTGCGGCGCGGACGCGGTGATGATGGGCTCGCCGCTGGCCCGCGCCACCGATGCGCCGGGCCGTGGCCACCACTGGGGCATGGAGGCGGTGCACGGGGACGTGCCGCGCGGCAAGCGGATGGATCTCGGTGCGGTCGGCACCACCGAGGAGATCCTGTGCGGGCCCTCCACCACCCCTGACGGGTCGATGAACTTCTTCGGCGCGCTGCGGCGGGCGATGGCGACGACGGGCTACTCGGAGCTGAAGGAGTTCCAGCGCGTTGAGGTGACGGTCTCGCGCTGA
- a CDS encoding serine hydrolase domain-containing protein, with amino-acid sequence MRSRMPPGRSPGRHRAAVRWPVRSVQAALLAAVTGAVTAAALTSCAGFVPHPPAVRVPPAPTARALRLLVAEGAPGAASLATRAGPAPLSRFTTAGVADLRSGRRIHLQDHFRAGSLTKTFVATVVLQLVAEHRLSLDEPVARRLPRKALTTGRDASADLSQVTIRELLGHTSGLFNYAQDPRLARQLYGTGLGAHRFDTHSPTELLRTALSHPRTAPPGARYAYSNTNYLLLGMVIEQLTGHPYAQEVRRRIVRPLHLTGTSFPGTDPALPVPYGRAYTRLDGRRTDITALDPSRAGAAGEMIITLGDLNRFFAALLGGRLLPPRQTAELKGHRTADGAYGLGLYATRLPCGRTVWGHNGEINGSYVESAADAHGRHVLTFRLNTDARTVPPHGPDVLAAEFCPSPSRAGLTGA; translated from the coding sequence ATGCGTTCAAGGATGCCGCCGGGCAGGTCACCGGGGCGGCACCGGGCGGCGGTCCGGTGGCCGGTACGGTCCGTACAGGCGGCCCTGCTCGCGGCCGTGACCGGCGCCGTGACGGCCGCCGCCCTGACGTCCTGTGCCGGGTTCGTACCGCATCCGCCGGCCGTTCGGGTCCCGCCGGCGCCCACCGCACGCGCGCTGCGCCTCCTGGTGGCCGAAGGCGCGCCCGGCGCCGCCTCGCTGGCCACCCGCGCCGGGCCCGCCCCCCTCTCCCGCTTCACCACGGCCGGCGTGGCCGATCTGCGCAGCGGACGCCGTATCCACCTCCAGGACCACTTCCGCGCGGGCAGTCTCACCAAGACCTTCGTGGCCACCGTCGTCCTTCAGCTCGTCGCCGAGCACCGGCTCTCCCTGGACGAGCCGGTCGCCCGCCGTCTGCCCCGCAAGGCCCTGACCACCGGCCGCGACGCGTCCGCCGACCTGTCCCAGGTGACGATTCGTGAACTGCTGGGCCATACGAGTGGTTTGTTCAACTACGCCCAGGACCCACGGCTGGCCCGGCAGCTCTACGGCACGGGCCTGGGCGCCCACCGCTTCGACACCCACTCCCCCACGGAGCTGCTGCGCACCGCCCTGAGCCATCCGCGCACCGCGCCGCCCGGCGCCCGGTACGCCTACTCCAACACCAATTACCTGCTGCTCGGCATGGTGATCGAACAGCTCACCGGGCACCCGTACGCCCAGGAGGTCCGCCGCCGTATCGTCCGCCCGCTCCACCTGACCGGGACATCCTTCCCCGGCACCGATCCCGCGCTGCCGGTCCCGTACGGCAGGGCCTACACCCGTCTGGACGGGCGGCGCACGGACATCACGGCGCTGGACCCGAGCCGGGCGGGCGCGGCGGGCGAGATGATCATCACGCTCGGCGACCTCAACCGTTTCTTCGCCGCCCTCCTCGGCGGCCGGCTCCTCCCGCCCCGTCAGACGGCCGAGCTCAAAGGCCACCGGACCGCCGACGGGGCGTACGGCCTGGGCCTGTACGCCACCAGGCTGCCGTGCGGCCGTACGGTCTGGGGCCACAACGGCGAGATCAACGGCTCGTACGTGGAAAGCGCCGCCGACGCCCACGGCCGGCACGTCCTGACCTTCCGCCTCAACACCGACGCCCGTACGGTCCCGCCGCACGGCCCCGACGTCCTGGCCGCCGAATTCTGCCCCTCACCCTCCCGCGCGGGCCTGACCGGAGCCTGA
- a CDS encoding serine/threonine-protein kinase codes for MDGKEGRLLAGRYRLADVLGRGGMGTVWRARDEVLGRTVAVKELRFPGGVEEDEKRRLITRTLREAKAIARIRNNGAVTVYDVVDEDDRPWIVMELVEGRSLAEVIREDGALTPRRAAEVGLAVLDVLRDAHREGILHRDVKPSNVLMSDDGRVVLTDFGIAQVEGDPSVTSTGMLVGAPSYISPERARGHRPGPPADLWSLGGLLYACVEGAPPYDKGSAIATLTAVMTEPVEPPKNAGVLEEVIYGLLVKDPKARLDDAGARALLTDAVHAPDGGGPQPPPPADATQAMALPVLPETGAMRTKNERKQAAGGGPRPAAAPKAKAPSPAKPQRKAKEAGRAGGTPGREAAGRAPAPAAGTPPRPVTPPDRAAQPATAVAGTNRPGSDADAVRARVRGALQSVRGAAATGAPGAGPTAAAQGGQRRPAAPPRASVTDVVPRRTLVIVAVVVVVAIVSTVLAVALSGNDADAGQGGKDGKAASAADGGTGKSANEAKDGDQGGAGTGARDATRATAGPGSGSPSPKADGKEAAGTPYKHGQGFSINLPKGWKYRSSDSAGARFTGPDGQKLLVGWTKTPKDDPVADWRNQEKGMRRSHYERVDIKGVEYRGWKTADWEFTYRDGGTDYHTVDRGTVVNDHLGYGLMYTARAADWDSEDTKAAWKLLTESFKAAS; via the coding sequence ATGGACGGCAAGGAGGGCAGGCTGCTCGCCGGCCGGTACCGGCTCGCCGATGTTCTCGGCCGGGGCGGGATGGGCACGGTCTGGCGTGCCCGCGACGAGGTGCTGGGCCGCACGGTCGCGGTCAAGGAACTGCGCTTCCCGGGCGGCGTGGAGGAGGACGAGAAGCGCCGCCTGATCACCCGTACGCTGCGGGAGGCCAAGGCGATCGCCCGGATCCGCAACAACGGAGCCGTCACGGTCTACGACGTGGTCGACGAGGACGACCGGCCGTGGATCGTCATGGAACTCGTCGAGGGCCGCTCGCTGGCCGAAGTCATACGGGAGGACGGCGCCCTGACGCCGCGCCGTGCGGCCGAGGTCGGGCTCGCCGTGCTCGACGTCCTGCGTGACGCCCACCGCGAAGGCATCCTGCACCGCGACGTCAAGCCGTCCAACGTCCTGATGTCCGACGACGGCCGGGTCGTGCTGACCGACTTCGGCATCGCCCAGGTCGAGGGCGACCCCTCCGTGACCTCGACCGGCATGCTCGTCGGCGCGCCCTCCTACATATCGCCCGAGCGCGCCCGCGGCCACCGGCCCGGCCCGCCCGCCGACCTGTGGTCCCTGGGCGGCCTGCTGTACGCCTGCGTCGAGGGCGCCCCGCCGTACGACAAGGGCTCGGCCATCGCCACCCTCACGGCGGTCATGACCGAACCCGTCGAACCCCCCAAGAACGCCGGCGTACTGGAAGAGGTCATCTACGGCCTGCTGGTCAAGGACCCCAAGGCGCGGCTGGACGACGCCGGGGCCCGTGCGCTGCTGACGGACGCGGTCCACGCGCCGGACGGCGGCGGACCGCAGCCGCCCCCTCCCGCGGACGCCACGCAGGCGATGGCGCTGCCGGTCCTGCCCGAGACCGGCGCGATGCGCACCAAGAACGAGCGGAAGCAGGCAGCGGGCGGCGGGCCGCGGCCGGCCGCCGCGCCGAAGGCCAAGGCGCCGTCGCCGGCCAAGCCGCAGCGCAAGGCCAAGGAGGCCGGCCGGGCGGGCGGCACGCCGGGACGGGAAGCGGCGGGCCGCGCACCGGCTCCGGCGGCCGGGACGCCACCGCGGCCGGTGACACCCCCGGACCGGGCCGCGCAGCCGGCGACGGCGGTCGCCGGCACGAACCGTCCGGGTTCCGACGCGGACGCGGTCCGGGCACGGGTACGCGGTGCGCTCCAGTCCGTACGGGGCGCGGCGGCCACCGGTGCGCCGGGCGCCGGGCCCACGGCCGCGGCGCAGGGCGGTCAGCGGCGTCCGGCCGCGCCGCCGCGCGCCTCGGTGACGGACGTGGTGCCGCGCCGCACCCTGGTCATCGTGGCCGTGGTGGTCGTGGTCGCGATCGTGAGCACGGTGCTCGCCGTCGCGCTCAGCGGGAACGACGCCGACGCCGGGCAGGGTGGGAAGGACGGCAAGGCCGCATCGGCGGCGGACGGCGGCACCGGGAAGAGCGCAAACGAGGCCAAGGACGGGGACCAGGGAGGGGCGGGCACCGGCGCACGGGACGCCACCCGGGCCACGGCGGGCCCGGGGAGCGGATCGCCCTCGCCCAAGGCGGACGGGAAGGAAGCGGCCGGGACGCCGTACAAGCACGGCCAGGGCTTCTCCATCAACCTCCCGAAGGGCTGGAAGTACCGTTCCTCCGACTCGGCCGGGGCCCGGTTCACCGGTCCGGACGGGCAGAAGCTGCTCGTGGGATGGACGAAGACGCCCAAGGACGACCCGGTCGCGGACTGGCGGAACCAGGAGAAGGGGATGCGGCGCTCCCACTACGAGCGCGTCGACATCAAGGGCGTGGAATACCGTGGCTGGAAAACCGCGGACTGGGAGTTCACCTACCGCGACGGCGGCACCGACTACCACACCGTGGACCGCGGGACCGTGGTCAACGACCACCTCGGGTACGGCCTGATGTACACCGCGCGGGCGGCCGACTGGGACAGCGAGGACACCAAGGCGGCCTGGAAGCTGCTCACGGAGAGCTTCAAGGCGGCTTCCTGA
- a CDS encoding SigE family RNA polymerase sigma factor, which yields MTVEEFEEFYAQTVARLTGQLYVMLGDLHEAQDVVQEAFVKGWSRRRQLDREREPEAWIRTVAWRLAVSRWRFRRRTAEAWKRGGAPPHHVEAPGPDQVVLVGALRELPPQQRRTLTLHYLCDLTVEQIARETGLSASTVKTHLARGRTALAHRLHDPRIEEAPGV from the coding sequence TTGACCGTCGAGGAGTTCGAAGAGTTCTACGCCCAGACGGTGGCGCGTCTCACCGGGCAGTTGTACGTCATGCTCGGCGATCTGCACGAGGCGCAGGACGTCGTGCAGGAAGCATTCGTCAAGGGGTGGAGCCGACGGCGGCAGCTCGACCGCGAGCGGGAGCCCGAGGCGTGGATCCGTACGGTCGCCTGGCGGCTGGCGGTGAGCCGTTGGCGGTTCCGGCGGCGTACGGCCGAGGCATGGAAGCGCGGCGGCGCACCGCCGCACCATGTCGAGGCGCCCGGTCCGGACCAGGTGGTGCTGGTCGGCGCGCTGCGTGAGCTGCCGCCCCAGCAGCGCCGCACGCTGACCCTGCACTACCTGTGTGACCTCACCGTCGAACAGATCGCCCGCGAGACCGGTCTGTCCGCCAGCACCGTCAAGACGCATCTGGCCCGTGGGCGCACCGCGCTCGCCCACCGGCTGCACGACCCGCGCATCGAGGAGGCCCCCGGTGTCTGA
- a CDS encoding mannosyltransferase family protein, whose protein sequence is MSVAPPEPRRRAPQSAPPTAPHEPSPHERSSRERSASRPRAALLRRAAARLGPADREVLWLYLLTRISIWITAYCVRWLFPGSPDTRETDSLLAPFRQWDWGHFLHIARDGYFPAHSGPWVSGWDNREAFFPGFPLALRAVHAVVPGWTASGLLISFAAGAVAVVALARIARLYLPHTDAGRRTVLFFLLSPCAIFLAAGYTEALFLAFALPAWLAAQRRNWPAAAVLTALATTVRISGLFVAAAIGLHFLLTARTRRQWRSLPWTFLPALPAALYSWYLHGYTGDWMAWKHAQERGWYRTFHTPWEAWSTTWQGAFDGTQATGYAFMFQAELLAMLLGVVLLGLLLWRRRWPEAAYLGLTLWALGTSYWFMSVPRSTLLWWPLWIGLAAWSLRRPRVKAVYLCLAAPLSAVFALTFLTGRWAG, encoded by the coding sequence ATGTCTGTCGCGCCGCCCGAGCCACGCCGCCGTGCACCGCAGTCCGCGCCGCCCACCGCGCCGCACGAGCCGTCGCCGCACGAGCGGTCGTCGCGGGAGCGGTCCGCGTCCCGCCCCCGGGCCGCCCTTCTGCGCCGCGCGGCAGCCCGGCTGGGCCCCGCCGACCGCGAGGTGCTGTGGCTGTACCTGCTGACCCGAATATCCATATGGATCACCGCCTACTGTGTCCGGTGGCTGTTCCCGGGGTCCCCCGATACCCGCGAGACCGACTCCCTCCTCGCGCCCTTCCGGCAGTGGGACTGGGGGCACTTCCTGCACATAGCGCGCGACGGGTACTTCCCCGCGCACTCCGGCCCCTGGGTGAGCGGCTGGGACAACCGGGAGGCGTTCTTCCCCGGCTTCCCGCTCGCGCTGCGCGCCGTACACGCCGTCGTCCCGGGCTGGACCGCGTCCGGACTGCTGATCTCCTTCGCGGCCGGGGCCGTCGCCGTCGTGGCGCTGGCCCGGATCGCCCGGCTGTATCTGCCCCACACGGACGCCGGGCGGCGTACCGTCCTGTTCTTCCTGCTCTCGCCGTGCGCGATCTTCCTGGCCGCCGGCTACACCGAGGCGCTCTTCCTCGCGTTCGCCCTGCCCGCCTGGCTCGCCGCCCAGCGGCGCAACTGGCCCGCCGCGGCCGTCCTGACGGCCCTGGCCACGACCGTACGCATCAGCGGCCTGTTCGTCGCCGCCGCCATCGGTCTCCACTTCCTCCTCACCGCCCGCACCCGCCGGCAGTGGCGCTCGCTGCCCTGGACGTTCCTGCCCGCGCTGCCGGCGGCCCTGTACTCCTGGTACCTGCACGGGTACACCGGCGACTGGATGGCCTGGAAGCACGCCCAGGAGCGCGGCTGGTACCGCACCTTCCACACCCCGTGGGAAGCGTGGTCCACCACCTGGCAGGGGGCCTTCGACGGGACGCAGGCCACCGGATACGCCTTCATGTTCCAGGCGGAACTGCTGGCGATGCTCCTCGGAGTCGTGCTGCTCGGCCTGCTGCTGTGGCGGCGCCGCTGGCCCGAGGCGGCCTACCTCGGCCTCACCCTGTGGGCCCTGGGCACCTCCTACTGGTTCATGTCGGTCCCCCGCTCCACCCTCCTGTGGTGGCCCCTGTGGATCGGACTGGCCGCCTGGAGCCTGCGCAGACCGCGCGTCAAGGCCGTCTATCTCTGCCTCGCCGCGCCCTTGTCGGCCGTCTTCGCCCTCACCTTCCTGACGGGGCGGTGGGCCGGCTGA
- a CDS encoding amidohydrolase family protein — MELPRIVSVDDHVIEPAHLFETWLPAKYRDRGPRPLTAGIGELEYTSGKYVITMDPDGPPADWWIYEDLKFPYKRNIAAVGFDRDEMTLEGITRAEMRPGCWDPKERLKDMDLNHVEASLCFPTFPRFCGQTFAEAHDKEVALACVRAYNDWMVEEWCGDSGGRLIPLCIVPLWDVTLAVAEIRRNAARGVKAVTFSEIPPYLGLPSIHTGYWDPFFAVCEETGTVVNMHIGSSSQMPAASPDAPPAVQAALSFNNAMASMTDFLFSGVLVRFPRLKLAYSEGQMGWIPYALERADDVWREHRAWGGVRDLVPEPPSTYYYRQIFCCFFRDKHGIASLDVVGRDNATFETDYPHVDSTFPHTREVALDHVKGLDAETVHKLMRGNAIRMLDLDLDRDRDRDLDLDPDPGRNGVTGREADPHPYPHLNADA, encoded by the coding sequence ATGGAGCTGCCGCGCATCGTCAGCGTCGACGACCACGTGATCGAGCCCGCCCACCTCTTCGAGACCTGGCTGCCGGCCAAGTACCGGGACCGCGGGCCGCGTCCGCTGACGGCCGGCATCGGCGAGCTGGAGTACACCAGCGGCAAGTACGTCATCACCATGGACCCGGACGGCCCGCCGGCCGACTGGTGGATCTATGAGGACCTGAAGTTCCCGTACAAGCGGAACATCGCCGCCGTCGGCTTCGACCGCGACGAGATGACCCTCGAAGGCATCACCCGGGCCGAGATGCGGCCGGGCTGCTGGGACCCCAAGGAACGCCTGAAGGACATGGACCTCAACCATGTCGAGGCGTCGCTGTGCTTCCCCACGTTCCCGCGCTTCTGCGGCCAGACCTTCGCCGAGGCGCACGACAAGGAGGTCGCGCTCGCCTGCGTACGGGCCTACAACGACTGGATGGTGGAGGAGTGGTGCGGGGACAGCGGGGGGCGGCTGATCCCGCTGTGCATCGTCCCGCTGTGGGACGTCACCCTCGCCGTCGCCGAGATCAGGCGCAACGCGGCACGTGGCGTCAAGGCCGTCACCTTCAGCGAGATTCCCCCCTATCTGGGCCTGCCGTCCATCCACACCGGCTACTGGGACCCGTTCTTCGCGGTCTGCGAGGAGACCGGGACGGTGGTCAACATGCACATCGGGTCCAGCTCCCAGATGCCGGCCGCCTCGCCCGACGCGCCGCCCGCCGTCCAGGCCGCGCTGAGCTTCAACAACGCGATGGCCTCCATGACGGACTTCCTCTTCAGCGGGGTGCTGGTGCGCTTCCCCCGCCTCAAACTGGCCTACAGCGAGGGCCAGATGGGGTGGATACCGTACGCGCTGGAGCGGGCCGACGACGTGTGGCGGGAGCACCGGGCGTGGGGCGGCGTGCGGGACCTGGTCCCCGAGCCGCCGTCCACGTACTACTACCGGCAGATCTTCTGCTGCTTCTTCCGCGACAAGCACGGCATCGCCTCGCTGGACGTCGTCGGACGGGACAACGCCACCTTCGAGACCGACTACCCGCACGTCGACTCGACCTTCCCGCACACCAGGGAAGTCGCCCTGGACCATGTGAAGGGGCTGGACGCGGAGACCGTCCACAAGCTGATGCGCGGCAATGCGATCCGGATGCTGGATCTTGATCTCGACCGGGACCGGGACCGGGACCTGGACCTGGACCCGGACCCGGGCCGTAACGGTGTTACAGGGCGGGAGGCGGACCCGCACCCGTACCCGCACCTGAACGCGGACGCGTGA
- a CDS encoding acyl-CoA dehydrogenase family protein yields the protein MDLSCTEEEEEFRARLRRWLGEVLPKLPDRPAADDWPGRRAYDTAWQRMLYDAGYAGLHWPVDAGGRGATPTQHLIFLEETERAGAPYVGANFVGLLHAGPTIAAEGDAAQRARWLPPILRGEEIWCQGFSEPDAGSDLAALRTRAVRDGADYLVTGSKIWTSHAQVADWCELLVRTDPSAARHRGISWLAMPMDAPGVTVRPLRTLAGSAEFAEVFLDEVRIPAAYRVGAENDGWRVTMVTLSFERGTAFVGEVVACRRVLAALARTARDNGRWDDPELRRRLGRLSAWFTALWRLTQWNVSQAQHGGGGVPGAGASVFKLSFSQARQELYEAAAEVLGGYALDADREWVAGRLTSLSYTIAAGTSQIQRNILAERVLGLPKGR from the coding sequence GTGGACCTCTCCTGCACCGAGGAGGAAGAGGAGTTCCGGGCGCGGCTGCGGCGGTGGCTCGGCGAGGTGCTGCCCAAGCTCCCCGACCGGCCCGCCGCGGACGACTGGCCGGGCCGGCGGGCGTACGACACGGCCTGGCAGCGCATGCTGTACGACGCCGGGTACGCGGGCCTGCACTGGCCCGTCGACGCCGGCGGCCGGGGAGCCACCCCGACCCAGCACCTGATCTTCCTGGAGGAGACGGAACGGGCGGGCGCGCCTTATGTGGGCGCCAACTTCGTCGGCCTGCTGCACGCCGGGCCGACCATCGCCGCCGAGGGCGACGCGGCCCAGCGCGCCCGCTGGCTGCCGCCCATCCTGCGCGGCGAGGAGATCTGGTGCCAGGGCTTCAGCGAGCCGGACGCCGGATCGGACCTGGCCGCGCTGCGCACCCGCGCGGTGCGCGACGGGGCGGACTACCTCGTCACCGGATCGAAGATCTGGACCTCCCACGCCCAGGTCGCGGACTGGTGCGAGCTGCTGGTGCGTACGGATCCGTCGGCAGCCCGGCACCGCGGCATCAGTTGGCTGGCGATGCCGATGGACGCGCCGGGCGTCACCGTCCGCCCGCTGCGCACCCTGGCCGGTTCGGCCGAGTTCGCCGAGGTGTTCCTCGACGAGGTACGGATACCGGCCGCGTACCGCGTCGGCGCGGAGAACGACGGCTGGCGGGTGACCATGGTGACGCTCTCCTTCGAGCGCGGGACCGCCTTCGTGGGGGAGGTGGTGGCCTGCCGCCGGGTGCTGGCCGCGCTGGCCCGTACGGCGCGGGACAACGGCCGCTGGGACGACCCGGAGCTGCGGCGTCGGCTCGGGCGGCTGAGCGCGTGGTTCACGGCGCTGTGGCGGCTGACCCAGTGGAACGTGAGCCAGGCGCAGCACGGTGGGGGCGGGGTGCCGGGGGCCGGCGCCTCGGTCTTCAAGCTGAGCTTTTCGCAGGCCCGGCAGGAGCTGTACGAGGCGGCGGCCGAGGTGCTCGGCGGGTACGCGCTGGACGCGGACCGGGAGTGGGTCGCCGGCCGGCTCACCTCGCTCTCGTACACGATCGCGGCCGGGACCTCCCAGATCCAGCGGAACATCCTGGCCGAACGCGTCCTCGGCCTGCCGAAGGGACGGTGA
- a CDS encoding acyl-CoA dehydrogenase: MDFRLTDDQEALRRAMRDLLARRFGPDRLREAVRDPALDRSLWRELGTAGFFDLRLPEADGAGDGGGAGLGLPEAVLVFEEAGRALLPGPLVAGHLLAGVVPGCATGERVVGLCDLAARPPLWEHPADCDELILLVGGGAEGGGPGVDGPGVDGPEEDGPGAAYRAGSAAYRAGSYGPKPAPFRSVDPLTPLARVVSCDPSRMRPLDVDVPRLRREAALLTAALQLGSAARTLEAAVEHARRREQFGVPVGSFQAVQHLCADMLVRVEIARSAVYAASAAGVGSRAGAGGVTGAAGTTGAPETAPEPLAVSGAKLLADDAAVRNARDCLQVYGGMGFTWEAEVHLHLKRAWLRAEQWQTPAGAAQALAAGLVSGVAEVPDGDRPAGRAAP, from the coding sequence GTGGACTTCCGTCTCACCGATGATCAGGAGGCCCTGCGCAGAGCGATGCGGGACCTGCTGGCCCGGCGCTTCGGCCCGGACCGGCTCCGGGAGGCCGTACGGGACCCGGCGCTCGACCGGTCGCTGTGGCGTGAGCTGGGCACGGCCGGGTTCTTCGACCTGCGGCTGCCGGAGGCTGATGGGGCCGGGGACGGTGGCGGGGCCGGGCTCGGGCTGCCCGAGGCGGTGCTGGTCTTCGAGGAGGCGGGGCGGGCGCTGCTGCCGGGGCCGCTGGTGGCGGGGCACCTGCTGGCAGGAGTGGTGCCGGGGTGCGCGACCGGCGAGCGGGTCGTCGGGCTCTGCGACCTGGCGGCCCGGCCGCCGCTGTGGGAACACCCCGCCGACTGTGATGAGTTGATCTTGCTCGTCGGCGGCGGGGCGGAGGGCGGGGGCCCGGGGGTGGACGGCCCGGGGGTGGACGGCCCGGAGGAGGATGGCCCGGGTGCCGCGTACCGGGCCGGTTCTGCCGCGTACCGGGCCGGTTCGTACGGGCCGAAGCCAGCTCCCTTCCGCTCGGTGGACCCGCTCACGCCGCTCGCCCGCGTGGTGTCCTGCGACCCCTCACGTATGCGCCCCCTGGACGTGGACGTGCCCCGGCTGCGCCGCGAGGCGGCCCTGCTCACCGCGGCGCTGCAACTCGGCAGCGCGGCGCGCACCCTGGAGGCGGCCGTCGAACACGCCCGGCGGCGCGAACAGTTCGGTGTGCCCGTCGGCTCCTTCCAGGCCGTACAGCATCTGTGTGCGGACATGCTGGTTCGGGTGGAAATAGCAAGAAGCGCGGTGTACGCGGCCTCGGCGGCCGGGGTGGGCAGCAGGGCCGGGGCGGGCGGGGTGACTGGGGCTGCTGGGACGACGGGGGCTCCTGAGACGGCCCCGGAACCGCTCGCGGTGAGCGGTGCGAAGCTGCTGGCGGACGACGCGGCCGTCCGCAACGCCCGGGATTGTCTGCAGGTGTACGGCGGCATGGGATTCACCTGGGAGGCCGAAGTCCATCTGCACCTCAAGCGAGCCTGGTTGAGGGCGGAGCAGTGGCAGACCCCGGCCGGGGCGGCTCAGGCGCTGGCCGCGGGCCTGGTGAGCGGGGTGGCGGAGGTGCCGGACGGTGATCGTCCGGCCGGGCGCGCCGCGCCGTGA
- a CDS encoding ATP-binding protein, which translates to MQVLQVQLEVRPDPAEVGRARRWARSRLAGTGIGVDEPVAETLILLISELVTNAVVHTGTPAELRICFSGSGAVVGTVRIEVADSSARPPRPRHAEGDDTNGRGLELVDGLADRWGWHHEGTGKSIWCELDRGQPLLMAAGADMGAYDSPCAVTNRA; encoded by the coding sequence GTGCAGGTGCTTCAGGTTCAGTTGGAGGTGCGGCCCGACCCCGCGGAGGTGGGGCGGGCCCGCAGATGGGCCCGGTCACGGCTCGCCGGGACCGGTATAGGAGTCGACGAGCCGGTGGCGGAGACGCTGATCCTGCTGATCTCCGAGCTGGTCACCAATGCCGTGGTGCATACGGGTACGCCGGCCGAGCTGCGGATCTGCTTCTCCGGCTCGGGTGCTGTGGTGGGCACCGTACGGATCGAGGTGGCCGACTCCAGCGCCCGGCCGCCGCGTCCGCGGCACGCCGAGGGTGATGACACCAACGGCCGGGGCCTGGAACTGGTCGACGGCCTGGCGGACCGCTGGGGCTGGCACCACGAGGGCACGGGCAAGAGCATCTGGTGCGAGCTGGACCGCGGGCAGCCGCTGCTGATGGCGGCGGGGGCGGACATGGGGGCGTACGACTCTCCGTGCGCCGTCACAAATAGGGCGTAA